From Deferrisoma camini S3R1, the proteins below share one genomic window:
- a CDS encoding methyltransferase domain-containing protein — protein sequence MDPDRLRAQILAVYDRTAREGSRPPEGLGFPVGADLARQLGYPPGDLAGVPEAVRGAFVGAGRLAPEVAGPGPVADLGCGAGLDAWILARRGHEVAALDASAAMVARLAGSLREAPGLPLRPVRAVLPHLPLRSGAFRWALLNGAANLVPQRDELLRETRRILAPEGWLLVADLVAVGEIPPEVREQPEAWAWCVAGADPPARWHERLLRAGFSEPRIEILEEFPPLARALIRARRA from the coding sequence ATGGACCCGGACCGGCTCCGAGCCCAGATTCTCGCCGTGTACGACCGCACCGCCCGGGAGGGCTCCCGCCCCCCGGAGGGGCTCGGGTTTCCCGTGGGCGCCGACCTGGCCCGGCAGCTCGGGTACCCGCCAGGGGACCTGGCCGGGGTCCCCGAAGCGGTGCGAGGGGCGTTCGTGGGCGCCGGGCGCTTGGCGCCCGAGGTGGCGGGCCCGGGCCCGGTGGCCGACCTGGGATGCGGGGCCGGGCTCGACGCCTGGATCCTGGCCCGACGGGGCCACGAGGTGGCGGCGCTGGACGCCTCGGCCGCCATGGTGGCCCGGCTCGCCGGCTCCCTTCGTGAGGCGCCCGGCCTCCCGCTCCGGCCGGTGCGGGCGGTCTTGCCCCATCTGCCGCTTCGCTCCGGCGCGTTCCGGTGGGCGCTGCTGAACGGCGCCGCGAACCTGGTCCCGCAGAGGGACGAACTCCTCCGCGAGACGAGACGAATCCTGGCCCCCGAGGGGTGGCTGCTGGTGGCCGACCTGGTGGCCGTGGGGGAGATCCCACCGGAGGTGCGGGAGCAGCCCGAGGCCTGGGCATGGTGCGTGGCCGGCGCCGACCCGCCGGCTCGATGGCACGAACGGCTCCTGCGGGCCGGTTTCTCTGAGCCCCGAATCGAGATCCTCGAAGAGTTTCCTCCCCTGGCCCGGGCCTTGATCCGGGCAAGGCGGGCCTGA
- a CDS encoding 30S ribosomal protein S1, producing MEQTSEMVQPEERMEDFGRLLEESLGGPEEGSVAKGRVVDITNDYAVIDIGYKSEGLVPLSEFRGEDGQISVQTGDEVEVLVERLEDADGMVVLSKDKADKIRIWDEISKAAERGDVVEGKIVARIKGGLSVDIGVRAFLPGSQVALRPVRQLEKLIGETYQFKIIKFNRRRGNIVLSRRVLLEEERAKLREKTLQVLEEGVVMKGVVKNITDYGAFVDLGGIDGLLHVTDMSWGRVNHPSEVVNIGDEVEVKILSFDRERERVSLGIKQLSPDPWESADERYPIGSRIQGRVVSLADYGAFVELEPGIEGLVHVSEMSWTKRINHPSEVVKVGEQVEVMVLNVDMNRRRISLGMKQCQPNPWDLLEERYPVGAVVRGRIRNITDFGIFVGVDEGIDGLIHVSDISWTKRVGHPATLYNVGDEVEAVVLHIDKDNERFSLGIKQLTPDPWAGITARYRVGSIVTGKVSNITDFGVFVELEPGVEGLVHVSEVSSEKVDDLRSMLEPGQEIQAEVLNIDQEERKISLSMKAIEDEKVRAEKMALDELNRQMAAHSATTLGEKILLAKQAKEAQENGEE from the coding sequence ATGGAACAGACGAGCGAGATGGTGCAGCCCGAGGAGCGGATGGAGGACTTCGGACGCCTGTTGGAGGAGAGCCTCGGCGGGCCCGAAGAGGGCAGCGTGGCCAAGGGCCGGGTGGTGGACATCACCAACGACTACGCGGTCATCGACATCGGCTACAAGTCCGAGGGGCTGGTGCCCCTGTCCGAGTTCCGGGGCGAGGACGGCCAGATCTCGGTGCAGACGGGCGACGAGGTCGAGGTGCTGGTGGAGCGGCTGGAGGACGCCGACGGCATGGTCGTCCTGAGCAAGGACAAGGCCGACAAGATCCGGATCTGGGACGAGATCAGCAAGGCGGCCGAGCGGGGCGACGTGGTGGAGGGGAAGATCGTGGCCCGCATCAAGGGCGGGCTGAGCGTGGACATCGGGGTGCGCGCGTTCCTGCCGGGCTCCCAGGTGGCCCTGCGGCCGGTGCGCCAGCTCGAGAAGCTCATCGGCGAGACCTATCAGTTCAAGATCATCAAGTTCAACCGCCGCCGTGGCAACATCGTGCTCTCCCGCCGGGTGCTCCTGGAGGAAGAGCGGGCCAAGCTCCGGGAGAAGACCCTCCAGGTTCTGGAGGAGGGCGTGGTGATGAAGGGCGTGGTCAAGAACATCACCGACTACGGAGCCTTCGTGGACCTGGGCGGGATCGACGGCCTGCTCCACGTCACCGACATGAGCTGGGGTCGGGTGAACCACCCCTCCGAGGTGGTGAACATCGGCGACGAGGTCGAGGTGAAGATCCTGTCGTTCGACCGGGAGCGGGAGCGGGTGAGCCTGGGCATCAAGCAGCTCAGCCCCGACCCGTGGGAGAGCGCGGACGAGCGCTACCCGATCGGCTCGAGGATCCAGGGCCGGGTGGTGAGCCTGGCCGATTACGGGGCCTTCGTGGAGCTGGAGCCCGGAATCGAGGGCCTGGTCCACGTGTCGGAGATGAGCTGGACCAAGCGGATCAACCACCCCAGCGAGGTGGTCAAGGTGGGCGAGCAGGTGGAGGTCATGGTCCTGAACGTGGACATGAACCGCCGCCGGATCTCCCTGGGCATGAAGCAGTGCCAGCCCAACCCCTGGGATCTACTGGAGGAGCGCTACCCGGTGGGCGCCGTGGTGCGGGGCCGGATCCGCAACATCACCGACTTCGGCATCTTCGTGGGCGTGGACGAGGGCATCGACGGTCTGATCCACGTGAGCGACATCTCCTGGACCAAGCGGGTCGGTCACCCGGCCACCCTGTACAACGTGGGTGACGAGGTGGAGGCGGTGGTCCTCCACATCGACAAGGACAACGAGCGGTTCAGCCTGGGCATCAAGCAGCTCACCCCCGACCCGTGGGCCGGCATCACGGCCCGGTACCGGGTGGGCTCGATCGTCACCGGCAAGGTTTCGAACATCACGGACTTCGGCGTGTTCGTGGAGCTCGAGCCGGGCGTGGAGGGCCTGGTGCACGTGAGCGAGGTGTCCAGCGAGAAGGTGGACGACCTGAGGTCCATGCTGGAGCCGGGCCAGGAGATCCAGGCCGAGGTGCTCAACATCGACCAGGAGGAGCGCAAGATCAGCCTGTCGATGAAGGCCATCGAGGACGAGAAGGTCCGGGCCGAGAAGATGGCCCTGGACGAGCTGAACCGCCAGATGGCGGCCCACTCCGCCACGACCCTCGGCGAGAAGATCCTCCTGGCCAAGCAGGCCAAGGAGGCCCAGGAGAACGGCGAGGAGTAG
- a CDS encoding ethylbenzene dehydrogenase-related protein — MIAAVLCTLAPLARAADLEIRLTKNIIYDIASDSQNRKYLELRSQVKRLNPSLSHFDVAHDGDSITVTFGFRNGPDRAELRLIGSKHDFYRMAMGVRLAETLQALTRADPMVESLGVETQGNEVILKLRYAGEFPAPTAQKAPPPPPPETQPEPQPPPPEPAEAPATPAEAEVEVKIQAVAPPAPARPVAETAAPPPAAPSPPAEPSPADEAAEAWDAARREDTLQAYVRFLERYPDAPQADEARARADELRENLAYHQALRRDTEEVYRAFLDHFPESSHRAEIEARIQAIEARRRQLTAERKAQEAEKRRRAKAYAEARKLDTAEAYRIFLAAYPDAPEAAEAKKRLRRIEEDDRAFAQARGDERRLEEYLGRFPKGRHREEARREARELRRRRMEADYQRAVDQGTEEALAAFLKAWPRSPHESKVRKLLARLRAPPAPPEPAASEPVAPNEAGVLRAAWVSRLPAVDGNPSDPVWAQASELEVDVAPSGRTLRVRAVHDGERIALLVRWEDPTRDALYRPWVWDPARNAYHQNEQADDGLAVAIYGDPQIQDPCMLQGRDLEADMWVWRAFWSDLSGYASDGRLQISRTRMPRSNPYPSRDGSGQLWIREEPDVGAYPWSFFVPVEFQGSVVPSYKPSRAAGSRADVTAKAVWAEGVWSVEMERRLRTGNADDVELVPGKAYPLAFAVYDRSEKDRHSTSGVVRLEIETRR, encoded by the coding sequence ATGATCGCGGCCGTCCTGTGCACGCTGGCCCCCCTCGCCCGGGCCGCGGACCTGGAGATCCGGCTGACCAAGAACATCATCTACGACATCGCGTCCGACTCCCAGAACCGCAAGTACCTGGAGCTGCGCAGCCAGGTGAAGCGGCTGAACCCCTCCCTGTCCCACTTCGACGTCGCCCACGACGGAGACTCCATCACCGTGACGTTCGGATTCCGGAACGGGCCGGACCGGGCCGAGCTGCGGCTGATCGGATCGAAACACGACTTCTATCGCATGGCCATGGGGGTACGGCTCGCCGAGACCCTGCAGGCCCTGACCCGGGCGGACCCCATGGTGGAGAGCCTGGGGGTGGAGACCCAGGGCAACGAGGTGATCCTGAAGCTCCGGTACGCGGGCGAGTTCCCCGCCCCCACGGCCCAGAAGGCGCCCCCGCCCCCCCCACCCGAAACCCAACCCGAGCCCCAACCTCCCCCGCCGGAGCCGGCCGAGGCCCCCGCCACGCCGGCCGAGGCCGAGGTCGAGGTGAAGATCCAGGCCGTGGCGCCGCCGGCACCGGCCCGCCCCGTGGCCGAGACCGCCGCGCCCCCCCCGGCGGCCCCCTCGCCCCCTGCCGAGCCCAGCCCGGCCGACGAGGCGGCCGAGGCGTGGGACGCGGCCCGCCGGGAGGACACCCTGCAGGCCTACGTGCGGTTCCTCGAGCGGTACCCCGACGCGCCCCAGGCCGACGAGGCCCGGGCCCGGGCCGACGAGCTGCGCGAGAACCTGGCCTACCACCAGGCCCTGCGGCGGGACACCGAGGAGGTGTACCGGGCCTTCCTGGACCATTTCCCCGAGTCCTCCCACCGGGCCGAGATCGAGGCCCGGATCCAGGCCATCGAGGCCCGGCGCCGGCAGCTGACGGCCGAGCGCAAGGCCCAGGAGGCCGAGAAACGCCGCCGAGCGAAGGCCTACGCCGAGGCCCGGAAGCTGGACACGGCCGAGGCGTACCGCATCTTCCTGGCGGCCTATCCCGATGCGCCCGAAGCGGCCGAGGCCAAGAAGCGCCTGCGCCGCATCGAGGAGGACGACCGGGCGTTCGCTCAGGCCCGGGGCGACGAGCGCCGCCTGGAGGAGTACCTGGGCCGGTTCCCCAAGGGCAGGCACCGGGAGGAGGCCCGGCGGGAGGCCCGGGAGCTCCGGCGCCGCCGGATGGAGGCCGACTACCAGCGGGCCGTGGACCAGGGCACCGAGGAGGCGCTGGCCGCCTTCCTGAAGGCATGGCCCCGGAGCCCCCACGAGAGCAAGGTTCGCAAGCTGTTGGCGCGGCTGCGGGCCCCGCCGGCGCCCCCCGAGCCGGCCGCGTCGGAGCCGGTGGCCCCCAACGAGGCGGGGGTGCTCCGGGCGGCGTGGGTCTCCCGGCTCCCCGCGGTGGACGGGAACCCGTCGGACCCGGTGTGGGCCCAGGCCTCGGAGCTCGAGGTGGACGTGGCCCCCTCCGGCCGCACGCTGCGGGTGCGGGCTGTGCACGACGGGGAGCGGATCGCGCTGTTGGTGCGGTGGGAGGACCCAACCCGGGACGCCTTGTACCGTCCTTGGGTGTGGGACCCCGCCCGCAACGCCTACCACCAGAACGAGCAGGCCGACGACGGCCTGGCAGTGGCCATCTACGGCGACCCCCAGATCCAGGACCCCTGCATGCTCCAGGGCCGGGACCTGGAGGCCGACATGTGGGTGTGGAGGGCGTTCTGGTCGGACCTGTCCGGGTACGCCTCGGACGGCCGGCTCCAGATCAGCCGCACCCGCATGCCCCGTTCCAACCCCTACCCCTCCCGGGACGGGTCCGGGCAACTGTGGATCCGCGAGGAGCCGGACGTGGGAGCCTACCCGTGGTCCTTTTTCGTGCCGGTGGAGTTTCAGGGCTCGGTGGTGCCCAGCTACAAGCCCTCGCGGGCCGCGGGCAGCCGGGCCGACGTGACCGCCAAGGCCGTGTGGGCCGAGGGGGTCTGGTCGGTGGAGATGGAGCGACGGCTTCGCACGGGCAACGCGGACGACGTGGAGCTGGTGCCCGGCAAGGCATACCCCCTGGCGTTCGCCGTGTACGACCGCAGTGAGAAGGACCGCCACAGCACGAGCGGGGTGGTTCGGCTCGAGATCGAAACGAGGCGCTGA
- the yihA gene encoding ribosome biogenesis GTP-binding protein YihA/YsxC has product MGTPRPNVRFWKSAVRWQDVARTPWPQVALAGRSNVGKSSLVNLLTGRRRLARTSSTPGRTQTLNLFVVDERFVLVDLPGYGYARAPVGVVRAWTRTTREFVARSESLRAVVLLVDIRREPTDDDVRFADLVRGAGRRLLVAVTKADKVPRGRRPVHLQTIAEGLGIPRQEMVLTSARTGEGRADLWRAIRELAGRGAEEVGDDA; this is encoded by the coding sequence ATGGGAACCCCGAGACCCAACGTCCGATTCTGGAAGAGCGCCGTGCGGTGGCAGGACGTCGCCCGCACCCCCTGGCCCCAGGTGGCCTTGGCCGGCCGGTCCAATGTGGGCAAGTCGTCCCTGGTGAACCTGCTGACCGGCCGGCGGAGGCTGGCCCGCACCTCCTCCACGCCGGGCCGCACCCAGACCCTCAACCTGTTCGTGGTGGACGAGCGGTTCGTGTTGGTGGATCTGCCGGGGTACGGGTACGCCCGGGCGCCGGTGGGGGTGGTGAGGGCCTGGACCCGAACCACCCGGGAGTTCGTGGCCCGCTCCGAGTCGTTGCGGGCGGTGGTGCTGCTGGTGGACATCCGGCGCGAACCCACGGACGACGACGTTCGGTTCGCGGATCTCGTGCGCGGGGCGGGCCGCCGGCTCCTGGTGGCGGTCACCAAGGCCGACAAGGTCCCCCGGGGCCGGCGGCCCGTCCACCTGCAGACCATCGCCGAGGGCCTGGGGATTCCCCGGCAGGAGATGGTGCTGACCTCGGCGAGGACCGGGGAGGGCCGGGCGGACCTGTGGCGGGCGATCCGGGAGCTGGCGGGGCGGGGGGCCGAGGAGGTGGGAGACGATGCGTGA
- the cmk gene encoding (d)CMP kinase — protein MREVVAIDGPSGAGKSTVARAVARALGWTYVDTGAMYRAVGLKADRLGVPLDDDPALEELCRHTRIEFRRDEAGEPRVFLDGEDVTQAIREHRVSDLASRVSARRPVREAMGRYQRRLGEEAPSVLEGRDIGTVIFPDARVKVFLTASPEERARRRTEELERRGQPLPYEEVLRDILARDANDSSRAHAPLRPASDAVVLDTTGLGPGEVVARIVALVRGAGPSADPMPPGRDAVTRRPG, from the coding sequence ATGCGTGAGGTGGTCGCGATCGACGGGCCCTCGGGCGCGGGAAAGAGCACGGTGGCCCGGGCGGTGGCGAGGGCTCTGGGGTGGACCTACGTGGACACCGGCGCCATGTACCGGGCCGTGGGGCTCAAGGCCGACCGGCTGGGGGTGCCCCTGGACGACGATCCGGCCCTCGAGGAGCTCTGCCGGCACACCCGGATCGAGTTCCGCCGGGACGAGGCCGGCGAACCCCGGGTGTTCCTCGACGGCGAGGACGTGACCCAGGCGATCCGAGAGCACCGGGTGAGCGATCTGGCCTCGCGGGTGTCGGCCCGCAGGCCCGTGCGCGAGGCCATGGGCCGGTACCAGCGGCGGCTGGGCGAGGAGGCGCCTTCGGTGCTGGAGGGACGCGACATCGGCACCGTGATCTTCCCCGACGCCCGGGTCAAGGTGTTCCTCACCGCCTCCCCCGAGGAGCGGGCCCGCCGCCGCACAGAGGAGCTCGAGAGGCGGGGCCAGCCCCTGCCGTACGAGGAGGTGCTCCGGGACATCCTGGCCCGGGACGCCAACGACAGCTCCCGGGCCCACGCCCCGCTCCGGCCGGCTTCCGACGCGGTGGTGCTCGACACCACGGGGCTCGGCCCGGGCGAGGTCGTGGCCCGGATCGTGGCCCTGGTGCGAGGAGCCGGCCCGTCGGCAGACCCCATGCCCCCGGGCCGTGATGCCGTGACGCGCAGACCTGGTTGA
- a CDS encoding ribonuclease Z, whose translation MRPTFHPRLVNGPFGDPVVLVRLLGHGRNLFLDLGDLHDLPARPVLKATHAFVTHAHMDHFCGMDTVIRYSLGRERVFRVVGPPGIAERVEGKLRGYTWNLVHTYDQAFRLEVLEWGNGQGRLWAFPCREGFPRQDQGPVDLAEVEPGLRIVHAETAFRVVAAELDHQVPCLAFRLEEPVHVNVARDALDRLGLEPGPWLRPAKRAVQAGSGPDHEVRLPDGRTAPVGELLERGVIRLTRGQKLAYVADCLWTEPGLSRAVALARDAHLLYCEAAFLEEDARRARERYHLTAAQAGELARRAGVGELRIFHFSPKYRGREPELLAEAAEAFGGPVGLGP comes from the coding sequence GTGCGCCCCACCTTCCACCCCCGGCTCGTGAACGGCCCGTTCGGCGATCCCGTGGTCCTGGTGCGGCTGCTGGGCCACGGCCGCAACCTGTTCCTGGACCTGGGGGACCTGCACGACCTCCCCGCCCGGCCCGTGCTCAAGGCCACCCACGCCTTCGTGACCCACGCCCACATGGACCACTTCTGCGGCATGGACACGGTGATCCGCTACAGCCTCGGCAGGGAACGGGTGTTCCGGGTGGTGGGCCCCCCGGGCATCGCGGAGCGGGTGGAGGGGAAGCTCCGGGGGTACACCTGGAACCTGGTGCACACCTACGATCAGGCGTTCCGGCTGGAGGTGCTGGAGTGGGGAAACGGCCAGGGCCGGCTGTGGGCGTTCCCCTGCCGGGAAGGGTTCCCCCGCCAGGACCAGGGACCCGTGGACCTGGCCGAGGTGGAGCCGGGTCTTCGGATCGTGCACGCCGAGACCGCCTTTCGGGTCGTGGCCGCCGAGCTGGACCACCAGGTGCCCTGCCTCGCGTTCCGGCTGGAGGAGCCGGTCCACGTGAACGTGGCCCGGGACGCCCTGGACCGGCTCGGGCTCGAACCGGGCCCCTGGCTCAGGCCGGCCAAGCGGGCGGTCCAGGCCGGCAGCGGCCCCGACCACGAGGTGCGGCTCCCGGACGGCCGAACCGCCCCCGTGGGCGAGCTCCTGGAGCGCGGCGTGATCCGGCTCACCCGGGGCCAAAAGCTGGCCTACGTGGCCGACTGCCTATGGACCGAGCCCGGCCTCTCCCGGGCCGTGGCCCTGGCCCGGGACGCCCACCTCCTCTACTGCGAGGCCGCGTTCCTCGAGGAGGACGCCCGACGGGCCCGGGAGCGTTACCACCTCACCGCCGCCCAGGCCGGAGAACTCGCCCGCAGGGCCGGGGTGGGGGAGCTTCGCATTTTCCACTTCTCCCCCAAGTACCGGGGCCGGGAGCCCGAGCTCCTCGCCGAGGCTGCCGAGGCCTTCGGGGGCCCGGTGGGGCTTGGGCCGTGA
- a CDS encoding DUF4388 domain-containing protein, translated as MELRGTLKDFSLADIIQLVAFGQKTGVLRVVWPGGEASIHFVRGEVVHARSPNHVGEEAVYELFRIEDGQFEFHNSSEPPPERTITVDATNLVMEAARVLDESRRAEPAEGEAPPLLEDFGDLQFEAPPATPGPDPGRCKKEIRELLRRRFGRRAKRLIEAVNRCGDSKEDLLDLADRVEKYVRVFLDDSAAGDVAARIRTILDGGDGASGG; from the coding sequence GTGGAACTTCGAGGGACCCTCAAAGACTTCAGCCTCGCGGACATCATCCAGCTGGTCGCCTTCGGACAGAAGACGGGGGTCCTGCGGGTGGTGTGGCCGGGAGGCGAGGCTTCCATCCACTTCGTGCGAGGCGAGGTGGTCCATGCCCGCTCCCCCAACCACGTGGGAGAAGAGGCGGTCTACGAGCTGTTCCGAATCGAGGACGGCCAGTTCGAGTTCCACAACTCGTCCGAGCCGCCCCCCGAACGCACCATCACCGTGGACGCGACGAACCTGGTGATGGAGGCCGCCAGGGTCCTGGACGAGTCCCGGCGGGCCGAGCCGGCCGAAGGCGAGGCCCCACCCCTGCTCGAGGATTTCGGGGACCTGCAGTTCGAGGCTCCGCCTGCCACACCGGGCCCGGATCCGGGCCGGTGCAAGAAAGAGATCCGTGAACTCCTGCGCCGGCGGTTCGGCCGCCGCGCCAAACGGTTGATCGAGGCGGTAAACCGATGCGGAGATTCGAAGGAGGACCTGCTGGACCTGGCGGACCGGGTGGAGAAGTACGTCCGGGTGTTCCTGGACGACTCGGCCGCCGGGGACGTGGCAGCCCGGATCCGCACCATCCTCGATGGGGGGGATGGCGCCTCTGGGGGATGA
- a CDS encoding 4Fe-4S binding protein produces the protein MRRWVQAASALLQNAYWAFPWTRTLYQGPLKKFCTPGLNCYSCPAAVLACPLGTLQHFLAGWRPALRWGTYRLGFYVFGFLAAVGLLGGRAACGWLCPFGFLQEGLHRIPSPKFRVPRILGGLRYAVLAVFAVGLPLLLTGPMGYGEPWFCRAVCPAGTLEAGGLFFLMPALQEQIGLWLWIKIGLLAGVLGWAVVAYRPYCRTLCPLGAIYGMLNRWSLLRVDHDPDLCTECGRCVEACRVGLDPRREPDRAACLRCLTCATQACPTGALTAAVGSRRLERKTPCAPPSTPGS, from the coding sequence ATGCGCCGGTGGGTCCAGGCCGCGTCGGCGCTCCTGCAGAACGCCTACTGGGCGTTTCCCTGGACTCGCACCCTCTACCAGGGCCCCCTCAAGAAGTTCTGCACCCCCGGGCTCAACTGCTACTCCTGCCCGGCTGCGGTCCTGGCCTGCCCCCTGGGCACGCTCCAGCACTTCCTGGCCGGGTGGCGGCCGGCGCTACGGTGGGGAACCTACCGGCTGGGGTTCTACGTGTTCGGGTTCCTGGCCGCGGTGGGGCTCCTGGGGGGACGGGCCGCGTGCGGCTGGCTGTGCCCGTTCGGGTTCCTGCAGGAAGGGCTCCACCGGATCCCCTCCCCCAAGTTCCGGGTGCCCCGGATCCTCGGCGGGCTGCGCTACGCCGTGCTGGCCGTGTTCGCCGTGGGCCTCCCCCTGCTTCTCACCGGCCCCATGGGGTACGGCGAGCCCTGGTTCTGCCGGGCGGTCTGCCCCGCCGGGACCCTGGAGGCCGGCGGGCTGTTCTTCCTGATGCCGGCACTCCAGGAGCAGATCGGGCTGTGGCTGTGGATCAAGATCGGCCTCCTGGCGGGCGTGCTGGGGTGGGCCGTGGTGGCCTACCGGCCCTACTGCCGCACCCTGTGCCCGTTGGGGGCCATCTACGGGATGCTGAACCGGTGGAGCCTGCTCCGGGTGGACCACGACCCGGATCTCTGCACCGAGTGCGGCCGCTGCGTCGAGGCCTGCCGGGTCGGGCTCGACCCCCGCCGGGAGCCCGACCGGGCCGCGTGCCTGCGGTGCCTCACCTGTGCGACCCAAGCCTGCCCCACCGGCGCCCTCACCGCGGCCGTGGGCTCCCGGCGGCTGGAGCGAAAGACCCCGTGCGCCCCACCTTCCACCCCCGGCTCGTGA
- the sppA gene encoding signal peptide peptidase SppA encodes MRGCLKFLGVLVAVAVGVALAAGAALWWAGRGALPMGDRIGVVEVRGFIADARPAVEALRAFRKDEDVKAVVVRVESPGGGIAPSQEIHDEVKRTAAVKPVIVSMGALAASGGYYLSAPATGIVALPGTATGSIGVILQFQEVHLLFNKLGLRTQVVKSGPLKDAGSPFREMTAEDRAVFQSLIDDLFQQFVDAVAEGRGMDRQAVLALADGRVYSGRQALDLGLVDRLGGFWDAVEWARQLAGLPEEPKLEYRRRDRRGVLRWLLGDDADALAPLEEAAAPPLRYALPGW; translated from the coding sequence ATGCGAGGGTGCTTGAAGTTCTTGGGGGTCCTGGTGGCCGTGGCCGTGGGAGTGGCCCTCGCGGCCGGCGCGGCCCTCTGGTGGGCCGGCCGGGGCGCCCTGCCCATGGGCGACCGGATCGGCGTGGTGGAGGTGCGGGGGTTCATCGCGGACGCCCGTCCGGCCGTGGAGGCCCTGCGGGCGTTCCGCAAGGACGAGGACGTGAAGGCCGTGGTGGTGCGGGTGGAGAGCCCCGGGGGGGGCATCGCGCCCAGCCAGGAGATCCACGATGAGGTGAAGCGCACGGCCGCGGTCAAGCCGGTCATCGTGTCGATGGGGGCATTGGCCGCCTCGGGGGGGTACTACCTGTCGGCCCCGGCCACCGGCATCGTCGCCCTGCCCGGCACGGCCACCGGGTCGATCGGGGTGATCCTCCAGTTCCAGGAGGTCCACCTGCTGTTCAACAAGCTGGGCCTTCGGACCCAGGTGGTGAAGAGCGGACCGCTCAAGGACGCCGGGTCTCCGTTTCGGGAGATGACCGCCGAGGACCGGGCCGTGTTCCAGAGCCTGATCGACGACCTGTTTCAACAGTTCGTGGACGCGGTGGCCGAGGGCCGGGGCATGGACCGGCAGGCGGTGCTGGCCCTGGCCGACGGCCGGGTGTACTCGGGCCGGCAGGCCCTCGATCTGGGGCTGGTGGACCGGTTGGGCGGGTTCTGGGACGCGGTGGAGTGGGCGCGGCAGCTCGCCGGCCTGCCCGAGGAGCCCAAGCTGGAGTACCGGCGCCGCGACCGGAGGGGTGTGCTCCGGTGGCTGCTGGGGGACGACGCCGACGCCCTGGCCCCCCTGGAGGAGGCCGCGGCCCCGCCCCTGCGCTACGCCCTGCCCGGGTGGTAG
- a CDS encoding DUF3786 domain-containing protein, translating to MADAPLNPEENRRYARAEDLHPAHWERLSARDPVEAARAAGAQWDGGAFLLSILGRQLEVVPAERLVRFAGEPGRPVGYQRALVAVAYLAGALEAPVRGEWVRFRDLPGGDAFFRGPHALPTPRLEAAFGPDPAGLREAARGAGGRPVAGADAAAELPALPRVPVRVLVWAATDEFPASATLLTDARAHLHLALDVLWALANVTVSDLVRRAGRGGAP from the coding sequence ATGGCCGATGCCCCCCTGAACCCCGAGGAGAACCGGCGCTACGCTAGGGCCGAGGACCTGCACCCCGCCCACTGGGAACGGCTCTCGGCCCGGGACCCGGTCGAGGCGGCGCGGGCCGCCGGCGCGCAATGGGACGGCGGAGCCTTCCTGCTGTCGATCCTCGGCCGGCAGCTGGAGGTGGTGCCGGCGGAGCGGCTCGTCCGATTCGCGGGGGAGCCCGGCCGGCCGGTGGGATACCAAAGGGCCCTGGTGGCCGTGGCCTACCTGGCCGGTGCGCTCGAGGCGCCCGTGAGGGGGGAGTGGGTGCGGTTTCGGGACCTGCCCGGCGGGGATGCGTTCTTCCGGGGGCCCCACGCCCTGCCCACGCCCCGGCTGGAAGCGGCGTTCGGCCCGGACCCGGCCGGGCTGCGGGAAGCGGCCCGCGGCGCGGGGGGGCGGCCGGTGGCGGGAGCGGACGCGGCCGCGGAGCTCCCCGCCCTTCCCCGGGTGCCGGTGCGGGTGCTCGTGTGGGCCGCCACCGACGAGTTCCCGGCCTCCGCCACCCTGCTCACGGACGCCCGGGCCCACCTGCACCTGGCCCTCGACGTGCTGTGGGCCCTGGCCAACGTGACCGTGTCCGATCTCGTCCGCAGGGCCGGCCGCGGGGGTGCCCCGTGA